A single Zootoca vivipara chromosome 1, rZooViv1.1, whole genome shotgun sequence DNA region contains:
- the FASTKD2 gene encoding FAST kinase domain-containing protein 2, mitochondrial: MNKNLDCFIRTVRQLQACHYAQSPFSRTTKRAFALGVDGPKSAAPSIYLRRHLSYASPCWLQSSVRFFSQGTLNINADGTNVDEQKTADALLDDHVQDPDLVTVAPTQLPSGFSGSPKEVRSTAEEKDEERMPQQFFNGLQKCTSPSDVLDLASKFPAARKYSSTCLATMWMLTKKLSEDQKHYERRLMFEHPQFSQLCQCVMQEAKHMWRDDLAYSLLAVVKLGVPQNTRLVQTLLRVCQERLNEFDDRCLSVVASTLQGMEKSKNVEALQVGLQLLVEQRIPKISNILMLQNMMKGLGKDAPLTLKAKLENKILYHIDQLTVPNAQHMFTLLAEMNYRSVPILNACSNKIIEGIPGTPFRRLLNILRSCKDLLYRNSKLCSAIADYAASVFYMWDTKQAVLFLSAFENVGFRPVDLMDAFAEKVTSDPECLSMRDLVTVLRAYSYLNHTPKSQKQEFLEALNSVLDKYLPKISNVDLLKAVYSFCILGYFPQSALKQLLLDEILHSLVAEDQNIEQNAVMLHTINACLELDGNCFTKPAALLVKERPSSSAFSFPDVKDVLLTLLGDESLFRANVPVVHSFSVDFEILMDAEKGIVIPNAEVTDKSDIQRIAVLCAPASALCFASKHPRGRLAMRMRHLRLLGYRVILVHYQEFQKLKKDEAFEFLKGEIFSTEAHLDSD, from the exons ATGAATAAGAACCTGGATTGTTTTATAAGGACTGTGAGACAGCTGCAGGCATGTCATTATGCACAGAGTCCTTTTTCTAGAACCACAAAGAGAGCATTTGCACTGGGGGTTGATGGGCCTAAAAGTGCTGCACCCAGTATTTACCTGAGGCGACACCTGTCGTATGCGTCTCCTTGCTGGCTGCAATCATCTGTTAGATTTTTTTCTCAAGGTACCCTAAATATTAATGCAGACGGTACCAATGTAGATGAACAGAAAACTGCTGATGCCCTCTTAGATGACCATGTGCAAGACCCTGACCTAGTGACCGTTGCACCCACCCAACTTCCATCTGGTTTCTCGGGATCCCCAAAGGAAGTCAGAAGTACAGCGGAAGAAAAGGATGAAGAAAGGATGCCCCAGCAATTCTTTAATGGCCTTCAAAAATGTACATCTCCCAGTGATGTACTAGACCTTGCTTCAAAATTTCCAGCTGCTCGAAAGTACAGCAGTACTTGTCTTGCCACTATGTGGATGCTCACAAAAAAGCTCTCGGAAGATCAGAAACATTATGAGAGACGGTTGATGTTTGAGCACCCTCAGTTTAGCCAGCTCTGTCAGTGTGTGATGCAGGAGGCCAAACACATGTGGCGTGATGACTTGGCATACAGCCTTCTAGCTGTGGTGAAACTGGGAGTCCCACAGAACACCCGGTTGGTTCAGACCTTGCTGAGGGTATGCCAG GAACGTCTCAATGAATTTGATGACCGATGTCTCTCAGTTGTTGCAAGCACTTTGCAAGGAATGGAAAAGTCCAAGAATGTGGAAGCTCTTCAAGTTGGATTGCa ATTACTGGTGGAGCAGAGAATCCCCAAAATATCAAATATACTTATGTTGCAAAACATGATGAAGGGTCTTGGGAAGGATGCACCACTCACGCTTAAGGCAAAACTGGAG AACAAGATTTTGTATCACATAGACCAACTTACTGTCCCAAATGCTCAGCACATGTTCACCTTGTTGGCTGAAATGAACTACCGCTCTGTTCCAATCTTGAATGCCTGCAGTAACAAAATAATAG AGGGTATCCCTGGAACTCCATTTCGGCGTCTGCTGAATATTTTGAGGTCTTGCAAAGACCTCCTGTACCGCAACAGCAAGCTTTGTTCTGCAATAGCAGATTATGCAGCATCCGTCTTCTATATGTGGGACACAAAGCAG GCAGTCCTGTTTCTTTCTGCCTTTGAGAATGTGGGCTTTCGACCGGTTGATCTGATGGATGCGTTTGCCGAGAAAGTGACGTCCGATCCTGAATGCTTAAGCATGAGGGACCTTGTGACCGTTCTGCGAGCCTATTCTTATCTCAACCACACCCCCAAAAGCCAAAAACAGGA GTTCCTTGAGGCACTGAATAGCGTCTTGGATAAGTATCTCCCCAAGATCTCTAACGTGGACTTGCTGAAAGCTGTATATTCGTTCTGCATTTTAGGATACTTCCCCCAATCTGCACTTAAGCAGCTTCTCCTAGATGAAATCCTCCACAGTCTGGTAGCAG AAGACCAGAATATAGAACAGAATGCAGTAATGTTGCATACCATAAATGCTTGTTTAGAACTCGATGGGAATTGTTTCACCAAGCCAGCAGCCTTATTGGTGAAGGAACGACCATCATCCTCTGCTTTTAGTTTTCCTGATGTTAAGGATGTTCTGCTCACACTGTTGGGAGATGAAAGTCTGTTTCGAGCAAACGTACCAGTGGTTCACAGTTTCTCCGTAG attttgaaatcTTAATGGATGCAGAGAAGGGAATAGTGATACCAAATGCTGAAGTGACAGATAAGTCTGACATTCAAAG GATAGCCGTGCTGTGTGCTCCTGCGTCCGCGCTCTGTTTTGCGTCAAAACATCCCCGAGGGAGGTTGGCCATGAGGATGAGACACCTGCGTCTTCTGGGCTATCGCGTGATTCTG GTTCATTACCAGGAATTCCAGAAACTGAAGAAAGACGAGGCATTTGAGTTCTTAAAGGGAGAAATATTTTCAACAGAAGCACACTTGGATTCTGATTAG